One Sander vitreus isolate 19-12246 chromosome 23, sanVit1, whole genome shotgun sequence DNA window includes the following coding sequences:
- the LOC144512369 gene encoding glucoside xylosyltransferase 1-like yields MRRYIRALILCTVFAMFSGLYVYSKLFYSDVSVGGNGPRRVFIPPRVPGGRRGAADKTGPQSPHWYNRYIMRQRGQGEAGGGSVQSRPESPMHLAVVACGERLEETLTMIKSAVLFSIKSLQLHIFAEDQLHASFIKALESWPGFIHSRFNYTVYSISFPSENAAEWKKLFKPCASQRLFLPLILKDVDSIVYVDSDILFLQPVDHLWVFLSQFNSSQLAAMAPEHEEPRIAWYNRFARHPFYGRTGINSGVMLMNMTRMRNVFFKNDMTSVGLRWEELLMPLLQKYKLNITWGDQDLLNIIFHHNPECLLEFPCQWNYRPDHCIYGSNCASAEEDGIYILHGNRGVYHDNKQPAFRAVYEAIRKYSFGADPVTSLLDPLEEELLKTTHTYCGKSHALLTKRLAHSLANINRKAPLGR; encoded by the exons ATGCGGCGTTACATTCGTGCACTAATCTTGTGCACGGTGTTTGCCATGTTTTCGGGCTTGTATGTTTACAGTAAACTGTTTTACTCGGACGTGTCGGTCGGTGGAAACGGACCTAGGAGGGTTTTCATCCCACCGAGAGTCCCCGGAGGCAGGCGAGGTGCCGCGGACAAAACTGGGCCCCAAAGCCCACACTGGTATAATAG GTACATCATGCGTCAGCGGGGCCagggggaggcagggggaggCAGCGTTCAAAGCAGACCTGAATCTCCCATGCACCTGGCTGTGGTGGCCTGTGGCGAGAGGCTGGAGGAGACTCTCACCATGATCAAGTCTGCAGTGCTTTTCAGCATCAAGAGCCTCCAACTGCACATCTTTGCTGAAGATCAGCTACATGCCAGCTTCATTAAAGCT TTGGAGTCGTGGCCTGGTTTTATTCATTCCAGGTTCAACTACACAGTCTACTCCATCAGCTTCCCCAGTGAGAACGCAGCCGAGTGGAAGAAACTCTTCAAACCCTGCGCTTCTCAGAGGCTCTTCCTACCT CTGATCCTAAAGGATGTTGACTCAATCGTGTATGTCGACTCAGACATCCTCTTCCTGCAGCCTGTAGACCACCTGTGGGTGTTCCTGTCCCAGTTTAATTCCTCCCAGCTGGCTGCTATGGCCCCGGAGCACGAGGAGCCCCGTATTGCCTGGTACAACCGCTTCGCCCGCCACCCCTTCTATGGCAGGACGGGCATCAACTCAGGGGTCATGTTAATGAACATGACAAGGATGAGAAATGTGTTCTTTAAG AATGACATGACGTCTGTGGGGCTGCGTTGGGAGGAGCTGCTGATGCCTCTACTTCAGAAATACAAACTCAACATAACCTGGGGAGACCAGGACCTTCTCAATATCATTTTCCACCACAACCCTG AGTGCTTGCTGGAGTTTCCGTGTCAGTGGAATTATCGTCCCGATCATTGTATCTATGGCAGTAACTGTGCGTCAGCTGAAGAAGATGGCATCTACATCCTGCATGGGAACAGAGGGGTTTACCATGACAACAAACAACCTGCCTTCAGGGCTGTTTACGAGGCCATACGAAAG TACTCTTTTGGCGCAGACCCAGTGACTTCTTTGTTGGATCCACTAGAAGAGGAGCTGTTGAAGACGACACACACTTATTGTGGTAAATCCCACGCGCTCCTTACTAAGAGACTGGCACACAGCCTGGCAAACATCAATAGAAAGGCCCCACTTGGACGGTGA